In Lysinibacillus sp. FSL M8-0337, the following proteins share a genomic window:
- the bshA gene encoding N-acetyl-alpha-D-glucosaminyl L-malate synthase BshA has product MRKLKIGITCYPTVGGSGVIATELGKMLAERGHEIHFITSSVPFRLNKIYPTVFFHEVEVNNYSVFQYSPYDIALASKMADVIKDEGLDVLHVHYAIPHAVCAVLAREMSGQNIGIVTTLHGTDISVLGQDSTLSQAIKYGIDKSDIVTAVSQSLKEQTYKLIDTVKPIETIYNFVDEREYRPLDAGNLKEQFGIQADEKVIIHVSNFRKIKNLPHIVDAFMKIRANMKAKLLLVGDGPEKHRVMDQVKESPYVKDVLFLGKQENLAELYAISDLKLLLSQQESFGLVLLEAMACGVPCIGSNVGGIPEVIDHGVDGYLVELGDTDAVAEYAVELLNDEDKLLRFREAAMRAVNEKFHSSKIVEQYEQLYEKVAEINHAKH; this is encoded by the coding sequence ATGAGAAAGCTAAAAATCGGCATTACCTGTTATCCAACTGTTGGAGGCTCTGGTGTGATTGCAACAGAATTAGGAAAAATGCTTGCAGAGAGAGGACACGAAATACATTTCATCACCTCCAGCGTACCATTTCGATTGAATAAAATTTATCCGACCGTCTTTTTCCATGAAGTAGAAGTAAACAATTATTCAGTATTTCAGTATTCGCCGTATGATATTGCATTAGCGAGTAAAATGGCGGACGTGATTAAAGATGAAGGGCTAGACGTACTCCATGTACATTATGCCATCCCACATGCCGTATGTGCGGTGTTAGCCCGAGAAATGAGTGGGCAAAATATAGGTATTGTGACAACGCTACACGGCACAGATATTTCCGTGCTTGGACAGGATTCAACGCTTTCACAAGCTATTAAATACGGCATTGATAAATCTGATATTGTCACAGCAGTATCACAGTCACTCAAAGAACAAACTTACAAACTAATTGATACAGTAAAACCAATTGAAACAATTTATAACTTTGTAGATGAGCGTGAATATCGTCCACTTGACGCTGGTAACTTAAAAGAACAGTTTGGTATTCAAGCTGATGAAAAAGTTATCATTCATGTGTCAAATTTCCGTAAAATTAAAAACCTGCCTCATATTGTCGATGCCTTTATGAAAATCCGTGCTAATATGAAAGCGAAACTATTGTTAGTAGGAGATGGACCTGAAAAGCATCGTGTGATGGATCAAGTAAAGGAAAGTCCATATGTTAAGGATGTTTTATTTTTAGGTAAGCAAGAAAATTTAGCTGAATTATACGCTATTAGTGACTTAAAGCTATTACTGTCCCAACAGGAATCTTTTGGCCTTGTACTGCTAGAAGCAATGGCTTGTGGTGTGCCATGTATCGGTTCGAACGTTGGTGGAATACCAGAAGTCATTGATCATGGTGTCGATGGCTACTTAGTAGAATTAGGCGATACAGATGCTGTAGCTGAGTATGCTGTAGAATTATTAAATGATGAAGATAAATTACTTCGTTTCCGTGAAGCAGCAATGCGCGCAGTCAATGAAAAATTCCATTCATCTAAAATTGTCGAGCAGTATGAACAACTGTATGAAAAGGTAGCGGAAATAAACCATGCAAAACACTAA
- a CDS encoding CCA tRNA nucleotidyltransferase produces the protein MQNTKEWQAAFTVIEQLEEAGFEAVVVGGAVRDAILHRPAHDVDVATNALPQEVKTVFNRTVDIGIQHGTVLVIVPEGPVEVTTYRTDGEYTDHRRPEEVHFVRSLKEDLQRRDFTMNAIAMRRDGSFVDFYGGQRDIKAGVIRAVGEAKVRFAEDALRMLRAVRFSAQLGFSIEAATLQAMQEKAPDIAWVAKERMKAELDKLWIGKDVYNGIKKLEESGLVSYLQGDFQVDHWRGFTAENTTCGWAYFALGQKENWQEVLRTYRLSNKEMAFVKAVLSAFHALQNGWTSMDYFTYSLEELETAQYFAQLKDLVTISQHSIREVQARLPIRNRQELVVNGMDLLQWSEQKRGPWLKEALQMILTAVVNGEIMNERNHIKDWFERAYVHKG, from the coding sequence ATGCAAAACACTAAAGAATGGCAAGCAGCCTTCACAGTTATTGAGCAATTGGAGGAGGCTGGCTTTGAGGCAGTTGTCGTAGGTGGCGCTGTGCGAGATGCAATTTTACATCGTCCTGCACATGATGTTGACGTAGCGACAAATGCATTGCCGCAAGAAGTTAAAACTGTTTTTAATCGTACTGTAGATATCGGTATTCAACATGGTACTGTACTTGTCATTGTGCCAGAAGGGCCTGTCGAAGTAACGACTTATCGCACAGATGGAGAGTATACAGATCATCGAAGACCAGAGGAAGTTCATTTTGTACGTTCCTTAAAAGAAGATTTACAGCGCCGTGATTTTACGATGAATGCTATAGCCATGCGTAGAGATGGCTCGTTTGTTGATTTTTATGGTGGACAACGTGATATTAAGGCTGGCGTAATTCGAGCTGTAGGCGAGGCGAAGGTTCGCTTTGCCGAGGATGCCTTACGAATGCTAAGAGCTGTGCGATTTTCAGCACAGCTTGGCTTTTCGATTGAAGCGGCTACCCTCCAGGCAATGCAGGAGAAGGCTCCCGATATTGCATGGGTTGCCAAAGAGCGCATGAAGGCTGAACTTGATAAGTTATGGATAGGGAAAGATGTATATAATGGCATTAAAAAGCTTGAAGAAAGTGGACTGGTGTCTTATTTACAAGGGGATTTCCAAGTAGACCATTGGCGTGGCTTTACTGCAGAAAATACAACTTGTGGTTGGGCGTATTTTGCTCTTGGACAAAAAGAAAATTGGCAGGAAGTGTTGCGTACCTATCGTTTATCGAATAAGGAAATGGCATTTGTGAAGGCTGTTTTAAGTGCATTCCATGCCTTACAGAATGGCTGGACGAGTATGGACTATTTTACGTATTCGCTAGAGGAGCTCGAAACAGCACAATACTTTGCACAATTGAAAGATCTAGTTACCATTTCGCAGCACAGTATACGTGAGGTGCAGGCAAGATTACCAATACGAAATCGCCAAGAGCTTGTAGTGAATGGAATGGATTTACTACAATGGTCTGAACAAAAACGTGGTCCATGGCTAAAAGAAGCGTTGCAAATGATTTTAACGGCTGTTGTTAACGGGGAGATAATGAATGAGCGAAACCACATAAAGGATTGGTTTGAGCGTGCGTATGTCCATAAAGGATGA